A window of Macrotis lagotis isolate mMagLag1 chromosome X, bilby.v1.9.chrom.fasta, whole genome shotgun sequence contains these coding sequences:
- the BST2 gene encoding bone marrow stromal antigen 2, translating into MDHLKKSCIMFLVILGGLLLIVLVVLVGVFAFRANSDACQQGFKFQNESQLLQKKLKKSQESFTKMEAQWQSCSNTMRDLNKNLEEVTSIRNSLLIQLQELKEEKNSSKVTSSALPGPQIYSLLLGLGLVTALLP; encoded by the exons ATGGATCACTTGAAGAAATCATGCATTATGTTCTTAGTCATCCTTGGAGGTCTTCTGTTAATAGTACTGGTGGTCCTTGTGGGGGTTTTCGCGTTTAGGGCCAACTCAGATGCCTGTCAACAGGGCTTTAAGTTCCAGAATGAAAGCCAGTTACTTCAGAAGAAGCTGAAGAAGAGCCAGGAGAGCTTCACAAAGATGGAAGCCCAATGGCAGAGCTGCAGCAATACCATG aGAGACCTGAATAAGAATCTGGAGGAAGTGACATCTATTAGAAACTCATTGCTCATTCAGTTACAGGAGCTGAAAG aggaaaaaaacagcTCCAAAGTGACAAGTTCAGCACTTCCTGGCCCTCAGATCTACTCTTTACTTCTGGGACTGGGTCTGGTCACTGCCTTGCTTCCCTGA